One region of Plasmodium gaboni strain SY75 chromosome 6, whole genome shotgun sequence genomic DNA includes:
- a CDS encoding pyridoxine biosynthesis protein PDX1 — translation MEHQKDEAVLLKHGWCEMLKGGVIMDVKSVEQAKIAEEAGAIGVMVLENIPSELRNKEGVARSVDPSKVEEIKKCVSINVLAKVRIGHFVEAQILEELKIDMIDESEVLTIADEMHHIDKHKFKTPFVCGCTNLGEALRRISEGASMIRTKGEAGTGNIIEAIKHIRTVNNEIKYLCSLSDSEVYHFAKKVNAPIDLVLLTKKLKRLPVVNFAAGGVATPADAAMCMQLGMDGVFVGSGIFESENPRKMAASIVSAVSNFNNPKILLDVSMNLGKAMCGSTHVSDKWKNKNEEHTKFLTPQ, via the coding sequence atggaACATCAAAAAGATGAAGCAGTTTTATTAAAACACGGATGGTGTGAAATGCTTAAAGGAGGAGTTATTATGGATGTAAAAAGTGTAGAACAAGCAAAGATAGCTGAAGAAGCTGGAGCTATAGGTGTAATGGTTTTAGAAAATATTCCTTCTGAGCTTAGGAATAAAGAAGGTGTTGCTAGAAGTGTAGATCCATCAAAAGTAGAAGAGATAAAAAAATGCGTTTCTATTAATGTACTTGCTAAAGTTCGTATTGGTCATTTTGTTGAAGCACAAATTTTAGAAGAACTTAAAATTGATATGATTGATGAAAGTGAAGTCTTAACAATCGCTGATGAAATGCATCATATTGATAAACATAAATTTAAAACACCATTTGTATGTGGATGCACAAATTTAGGAGAAGCTCTAAGACGAATTTCTGAAGGAGCATCTATGATAAGAACTAAAGGAGAAGCTGGAACAGGTAATATTATAGAAGctattaaacatataagaactgtaaataatgaaataaaatatttatgttcTTTAAGTGATAGTGAAGTATATCATTTTGCTAAAAAAGTTAATGCACCTATTGATCTTGTTTTActtacaaaaaaattaaaaagattACCAGTTGTTAATTTTGCTGCTGGAGGTGTTGCAACTCCAGCTGATGCAGCCATGTGTATGCAATTAGGAATGGATGGTGTTTTTGTAGGATCAGGTATTTTCGAAAGTGAAAATCCAAGAAAAATGGCAGCTTCAATTGTTTCAGCTGTTAGCAATTTTAATAACCCTAAAATACTATTAGATGTTAGTATGAATTTAGGAAAAGCTATGTGTGGAAGTACACATGTTTCTGATAAAtggaaaaataaaaatgaagaacACACCAAATTCTTAACACCACAATGA
- a CDS encoding putative mRNA binding PUM-HD domain protein-like protein (mRNA binding Pumilio-homology domain protein, putative): MTKKVGKWKSKKSKDKVYYNKNGLDNIKKGRNKENGYNNIENNKEKKKKKDNNKFVKYIKNKSEEKYVDRNDLKKNIIKGKNDINKNKNKKNSGKIKKERNNNDKYSIQVKYKNILNDENLSKSKKRKLIKEHRKKELIENYDYYKKLKIHLNDLLKSKNDKEEKKRQVGILYNELKKTDIDKFARTNLGYHIITSLIIYGNKDELYNKLFKYFYDKCFNDICTYHFISLIFQCFYNHGTDNIKNDIYLWLLKNLKSYLSKFGCRLWHIVFKKSKSSLRLRMVNSLIMPNMNEIKNISSEILKKPTKQMFESFSEQNQKALKKYIIEFIENIVEKEMLYNMVSHNIILVACEILDEEELINLMDIIHEGCEYLITTYLGNNALIYLLGYSTNKHKKILIKILKNDIIDLCKNSVNFLLIIRLLKITDDTKILNEFIVKKITTNLEDILNDYYGFYVILEFFYNIEQDDKDKFLYVEWKHLIYSKAPKSVKDGEKRKNEIIKPIIDQLQLIFKEKNKLNKYLKDKKYIVLIYEYLSHAELCDEVLNNLFGIMEQCIEDIKNGRIQNGDVHNDNDKNNNNNININNDDDNISLVYVKNIIGLFIRIFKSTNNTNLAHKIIDNNKLYKKITDLFLLNLQIILKSDFIKLFNSLILFLKENDNNIYEQVISTARSLNNNDIYEELKKTLPNVNHFCKYLELVVSKE; encoded by the coding sequence atgacCAAGAAAGTTGGAAAATGGAAAAGCAAAAAAAGCAAGGACAAAGTTTATTACAATAAGAATGGATTggataatataaaaaaaggaaggaataaagaaaatggttataataatattgagaataataaagaaaaaaaaaaaaagaaagataataataaatttgtgaaatatataaaaaataaaagtgaagaaaaatatgttgatagaaatgatttaaaaaagaatattataaaaggaaaaaatgatattaataaaaataagaataaaaaaaatagtggtaagataaaaaaagaaagaaataataatgataaatattcaattcaagtaaaatataaaaatattttaaatgatgAGAATTTATCAAAATctaaaaaaagaaaattaataaaagaacatcgaaaaaaagaattgattgaaaattatgattattataaaaaattaaaaatacatttaaatgatttattaaaatctaaaaatgataaggaagaaaaaaaaaggcAAGTAGGAATATTATAcaatgaattaaaaaaaacagaTATAGACAAATTTGCTCGTACTAATTTAGgatatcatataataacatcattaataatatatggaaataaagatgaattatataataagttatttaaatatttttatgataaatgttttaatgatatatgtacatatcattttatatccttaatatttcaatgtttttataatcatggtactgataatattaaaaatgatatttatttatggttattaaaaaatttgaaaTCATATTTAAGTAAATTTGGATGTCGATTATGGCATATagtttttaaaaaatcaaaaagTAGTTTAAGATTAAGGATGGTAAATTCTTTAATCATGCCTAATATgaatgaaataaaaaatatatcatccgaaattttaaaaaaaccAACAAAACAAATGTTTGAATCATTTAGTGAGCAGAATCAAAAAGCattaaagaaatatataattgaatttattgaaaatattgtagaaaaagaaatgttatataatatggtgtcacataatattatattagTTGCATGTGAAATATTAGATGAAGAAGAATTAATAAATCTAATGGATATTATTCATGAAGGTTGTGAATATTTAATTACAACATATCTTGGTAATAATGctttaatttatttattagGATATAGTAcaaataaacataaaaaaatattaataaaaattttaaaaaatgatataatcgatttatgtaaaaataGTGTTAATTTCTTGTTAATTATTAgattattaaaaataacagatgatacaaaaattttaaatgaatttattgtaaaaaaaattacaacCAATTTGgaagatatattaaatgattattatggtttttatgttattcttgaatttttttataatattgaacaagatgataaagataaatttttatatgttgAATGGaaacatttaatatattctaaAGCCCCTAAAAGTGTAAAAGACGGcgaaaaaagaaaaaacgAAATCATTAAACCGATAATAGATCAACTGcaattaatatttaaagagaaaaataaattgaataaatatttgaaagataaaaaatatattgtgcttatatatgaatatttatcTCATGCAGAATTATGTGATGAAGTcttaaataatttattcGGCATAATGGAACAGTGTATCGAAGATATCAAAAATGGAAGAATACAAAATGGGGATGTGcataatgataatgataaaaataataataataacataaatataaataatgatgatgataatatttccttagtttatgtaaaaaatattattggATTGTTTATCAGAATTTTTAAGTCAACCAATAACACAAATCTTGCTCATAAAATaatagataataataagttatataaaaaaataacagatttattccttttaaatttgcaaataatattaaaatcggattttataaaactattcaattctttaatattatttcttaaagaaaatgacaataatatatatgaacaagTTATATCCACTGCAAGGTCTCTAAacaataatgatatatatgaagaGTTAAAGAAAACACTTCCCAATGTTAATCATTTTTGTAAATATCTTGAATTGGTTGTTTCTAAGGAATAG
- a CDS encoding Pf77 protein, which yields MEDKKQCTLTFNDWCKKQEKEDDGLNTGYNNKYNEIYFNKDMKHNIYENINERPIINIQGDQPIFNVPIYQDKYIRDKIVECVNYEIQDVVQPTFYSQETKHDVPTVELLYKEKKVNIPQEKIIEKAVEVDMPIGYSPVFSPTWDVREIPRVIPKYEGEQKIIQVEIPQIKYVDKFVEKEIIVDIKEKIIPRINEVEKEIDVVKYQWKEKYQDVPVCKYVPKIDVELDCPPPLIVPYPAVHFHNTSEVLNPHQKALDIPSEMLLKNSNIFNYDTNMNVNKNNEYMNGSNCNIYNDSNMHNNNIYNSSNNYNGTSNFHVDESVKKSLLDVARLTGVQKDNSEEYNEFLKNKNLEKEKKKKKNWPFCYFKKDTMKGNDEIYKGRNYSTYQNNCCVNYKTEDENNYDIDPNTGYPKSMPKDFASFFKQDLDSVKKQMEKKKTNTKSSYSSDFLEKSPVNPSIEYLGKVDKPPIDAGKLDSISFKLHAIEVHQFIPVPNLPKPRFLDLVPSQQYEQNDISSLQNVFGQVPEGWVDPQITGFIAPMMNDVLHGNIQPQSPLFNNLSTEGHDSSSKNRRTPCISAPSNIHNNNDSNLLSFDHNNYQNEEGQGSFDQIYYDEYRNDTYDNEENEYHTEYIENNNDEGTNSYIKSPNDLTYNTDSSINENMN from the coding sequence ATGGAAGACAAGAAACAGTGCACACTAACTTTTAACGACTGGTGTAAAAAACAAGAAAAAGAGGACGATGGTTTGAACACCggttataataataaatataacgaaatatattttaataagGATATgaaacataatatatatgaaaatatcAATGAAAGACcaataataaatatacaagGAGATCAACCGATTTTTAATGTACCTATATATcaagataaatatattcgAGATAAAATAGTAGAATGTGTAAATTACGAAATTCAAGATGTTGTACAGCCTACTTTTTATTCTCAAGAAACTAAACATGATGTACCTACAGTggaattattatataaagaaaaaaaagttaaTATACCTCAAGAGAAAATTATAGAAAAAGCTGTAGAAGTAGATATGCCTATAGGATATTCACCTGTCTTTTCTCCTACTTGGGATGTTAGAGAGATTCCTCGTGTTATTCCGAAATATGAAGGAGAACAAAAAATCATACAAGTAGAAATTCCTCAAATTAAATATGTTGATAAATTTGTAGAAAAGGAAATTATTGtagatataaaagaaaagatTATACCAAGAATTAATGAAGttgaaaaagaaattgATGTGGTAAAATATCAATGGAAAGAAAAATATCAGGATGTACCTGTATGTAAATATGTTCCTAAAATAGATGTAGAACTTGATTGTCCTCCACCTTTAATAGTTCCATATCCAGCTGTACATTTTCATAATACATCGGAAGTTTTGAATCCTCATCAGAAAGCTCTAGATATCCCTTCTGAGATGTTGTTaaaaaatagtaatatttttaattatgaCACTAATATGAATGTTAATAAgaataatgaatatatgaATGGATCtaattgtaatatatataatgatagtaatatgcataataataatatatataatagtagtaataattataatggTACGTCCAATTTTCATGTGGATGAATCCGTAAAGAAATCACTTCTAGATGTAGCTAGATTAACAGGTGTACAAAAAGATAATAGTGAAGAATACAATGaatttttgaaaaataaaaatttagaaaaagaaaaaaaaaaaaagaaaaattgGCCTTTCTGTTATTTTAAGAAAGATACTATGAAAGGAAATGATGAAATATACAAAGGTCGAAATTACTCAACTTATCAAAATAACTGTTGTGTTAATTATAAAACAgaagatgaaaataattatgatataGATCCAAATACAGGATATCCTAAATCAATGCCTAAAGATTTTGCctcattttttaaacaaGATTTAGATAGTGTAAAGAAACAgatggaaaaaaaaaagacaaaTACAAAATCAAGTTATTCTAGTGATTTTCTAGAGAAAAGTCCAGTGAACCCATCTATAGAATATTTAGGTAAAGTTGATAAACCACCAATAGATGCAGGAAAATTGGATTctatatcatttaaattacATGCAATAGAAGTACATCAATTTATACCCGTACCAAACCTACCAAAACCAAGATTTCTAGACTTAGTACCATCTCAAcaatatgaacaaaatgatatatCATCTTTACAAAATGTATTTGGACAAGTACCAGAAGGATGGGTAGATCCACAAATTACTGGATTCATAGCACCAATGATGAATGATGTATTACATGGAAATATACAACCACAAAGTCCTTtgtttaataatttaaGTACTGAAGGTCATGATTCTTCTTCAAAAAATAGAAGAACTCCTTGTATATCTGCACCCTCAAAcatacataataataatgatagtAATTTACTCAGTTTtgatcataataattatcaaaatGAAGAAGGACAAGGTTCCTTTgatcaaatatattatgatgaaTATAGAAATGATACATATGATAATGAGGAAAATGAATATCATACAgaatatatagaaaataataatgacGAGGGTACAAATAGTTACATAAAATCTCCTAACGATCTTACATATAATACAGATTCGTcaataaatgaaaatatgaattaa
- a CDS encoding putative protein SYS1: MLCLQSIYYSICSFTIFLIFTIYGFPRNIKYLFNTTSYFEGEAVLLYLFFIHIINSIIMSYFIKVIVKRTKKCLDYVISCYLIHFLLCVFISGFSKSYNWYACFFLFVFLTVILSEYICYKEDIKEITISSLRNEQDEKRLF; the protein is encoded by the exons ATGCTATGTTTACAGTCCATATATTATAGTATTTGTAGTTTtactatatttttaatattcaCGATATATGGATTTCCAAGAAATATTAAGTACCTTTTTAACACGACATCTTATTTTGAAGGGGAGGCTGTTTTGTTGTATCTTTTCTtcatacatattataaattctattattat gtcatattttataaaagtaATCGTAAAAAGAACTAAGAAATGCTTGGACTATGTTATATCATGTTACTTAATTCactttttattatgtgtATTTATATCTGGATTTTCAAAATcat aTAATTGGTATGCCTGTTTTTTCCTATTTGTTTTTCTCACTGTTATTCTTAGCgaatatatttgttataaggaagatattaaagaaattaCAATAAGCAGCTTAAGAAATGAACAAGACGAAAAAAGgttattttaa